Proteins co-encoded in one Quercus robur chromosome 8, dhQueRobu3.1, whole genome shotgun sequence genomic window:
- the LOC126695237 gene encoding uncharacterized protein LOC126695237 isoform X1, with protein sequence MYGTQSKRDLALEFQSQIPILRPSIHARRANLTVKFQDLYGFTVEGNVDDVNVLNEVREKVRQQGRVWWALEASKGANWYLQPSISEGQSLKASLKLSAMANAITLKRLIRKGIPPVLRPKIWFSLSGAAKKKSTAPDSYYNDLTKAVEGKVTPATRQIDHDLPRTFPGHSWLDTPEGHATLRRVLVGYSFRDSDVGYCQGLNYVAALLLLVMKTEEDAFWMLAVLLENVLVSDCYTTNLSGCHVEQRVFKDLLAKNCPRIATHLEALEFDVSLVATEWFLCLFSKSLPSETTLRVWDVLFYEGAKVLFHVALAFFKMKEEELIHSHHVGDVINILQKTTHHLFDPDELLTVAFDKIGSMTTNTISKQRKKQEPAVMAELDQRLRRLNSLKLDDK encoded by the exons ATGTATGGAACACAAAGTAAGAGAGACCTTGCCTTAGAATTTCAATCCCAAATACCAATCTTGAGGCCTAGCATCCATGCTAGGAGGGCAAACCTAACTGTGAAGTTTCAAGACCTTTATGGTTTCACAGTGGAAGGGAATGTGGATGATGTGAATGTGTTGAATGAGGTGAGGGAGAAGGTGAGGCAGCAGGGCAGGGTTTGGTGGGCATTGGAGGCCAGCAAAGGAGCTAATTGGTATTTGCAGCCTTCTATCTCTGAAGGCCAATCCCTTAAGGCCTCCCTTAAGTTATCAGCTATGGCAAATGCCATTACTTTGAAAAGGCTCATTAGGAAGGGAATTCCACCAGTTCTACGCCCCAAGATCTGGTTTTCTTTATCTGGGGCTGCCAAGAAGAAGTCCACTGCGCCAGACAGCTATTACAATGACCTCACCAAGGCGGTCGAGGGGAAGGTCACTCCTGCCACTAGGCAGATTGATCAT GACCTACCGCGAACCTTCCCTGGTCACTCATGGCTAGACACTCCAGAGGGTCATGCTACTCTCCGACGTGTTCTTGTTGGTTATTCTTTCCGTGATTCTGATGTTGGCTACTGTCAG GGCTTAAATTATGTCGCAGCATTATTGTTGCTTGTGATGAAAACAGAGGAAGATGCATTTTGGATGCTAGCTGTCCTCTTGGAAAATGTATTAGTTAGTGACTGCTACACAACTAACTTATCGGGATGCCATGTTGAACAAAGAGTGTTCAAAGATCTTCTTGCTAAAAATTGCCCAAG gATAGCCACTCATTTGGAAGCTTTGGAATTTGATGTCTCCCTTGTTGCCACTGAGTGGTTCCTATGCCTCTTTTCTAAGAGCTTGCCTTCAGAG ACAACTCTGCGGGTGTGGGATGTTCTTTTCTATGAGGGGGCAAAGGTTCTGTTTCATGTGGCTTTAGCATTCTTTAAG atgaaagaagAGGAGTTGATTCACTCCCATCATGTTGGTGATGTAATTAACATTTTGCAGAAAACCACTCATCACCTCTTTGATCCTGATGAATTACTAACG GTGGCATTTGATAAGATTGGTTCTATGACAACCAACACTATATCTAAGCAACGGAAAAAGCAAGAACCAGCAGTCATGGCAGAGCTTGATCAAAGACTAAGACGGCTAAATTCCCTTAAATTGGATGATAAATaa
- the LOC126695237 gene encoding uncharacterized protein LOC126695237 isoform X2: MYGTQSKRDLALEFQSQIPILRPSIHARRANLTVKFQDLYGFTVEGNVDDVNVLNEVREKVRQQGRVWWALEASKGANWYLQPSISEGQSLKASLKLSAMANAITLKRLIRKGIPPVLRPKIWFSLSGAAKKKSTAPDSYYNDLTKAVEGKVTPATRQIDHDLPRTFPGHSWLDTPEGHATLRRVLVGYSFRDSDVGYCQGLNYVAALLLLVMKTEEDAFWMLAVLLENVLVSDCYTTNLSGCHVEQRVFKDLLAKNCPRIATHLEALEFDVSLVATEWFLCLFSKSLPSETTLRVWDVLFYEGAKVLFHVALAFFKSYNSNIRHYYGSRLLKL; encoded by the exons ATGTATGGAACACAAAGTAAGAGAGACCTTGCCTTAGAATTTCAATCCCAAATACCAATCTTGAGGCCTAGCATCCATGCTAGGAGGGCAAACCTAACTGTGAAGTTTCAAGACCTTTATGGTTTCACAGTGGAAGGGAATGTGGATGATGTGAATGTGTTGAATGAGGTGAGGGAGAAGGTGAGGCAGCAGGGCAGGGTTTGGTGGGCATTGGAGGCCAGCAAAGGAGCTAATTGGTATTTGCAGCCTTCTATCTCTGAAGGCCAATCCCTTAAGGCCTCCCTTAAGTTATCAGCTATGGCAAATGCCATTACTTTGAAAAGGCTCATTAGGAAGGGAATTCCACCAGTTCTACGCCCCAAGATCTGGTTTTCTTTATCTGGGGCTGCCAAGAAGAAGTCCACTGCGCCAGACAGCTATTACAATGACCTCACCAAGGCGGTCGAGGGGAAGGTCACTCCTGCCACTAGGCAGATTGATCAT GACCTACCGCGAACCTTCCCTGGTCACTCATGGCTAGACACTCCAGAGGGTCATGCTACTCTCCGACGTGTTCTTGTTGGTTATTCTTTCCGTGATTCTGATGTTGGCTACTGTCAG GGCTTAAATTATGTCGCAGCATTATTGTTGCTTGTGATGAAAACAGAGGAAGATGCATTTTGGATGCTAGCTGTCCTCTTGGAAAATGTATTAGTTAGTGACTGCTACACAACTAACTTATCGGGATGCCATGTTGAACAAAGAGTGTTCAAAGATCTTCTTGCTAAAAATTGCCCAAG gATAGCCACTCATTTGGAAGCTTTGGAATTTGATGTCTCCCTTGTTGCCACTGAGTGGTTCCTATGCCTCTTTTCTAAGAGCTTGCCTTCAGAG ACAACTCTGCGGGTGTGGGATGTTCTTTTCTATGAGGGGGCAAAGGTTCTGTTTCATGTGGCTTTAGCATTCTTTAAG AGCTATAATTCAAACATCAGACATTACTATGGGAGTAGGTTGTTGAAGTTGTGA